Below is a window of Streptomyces sp. WMMB303 DNA.
GCGCCTCGACCCCGTTCGGTGCCCGCCCGCTCAGTCCGCTCGGCTCTTGCGCTCCGGCCCCGCCACGTGCCGGGCGATGACCATGCGCTGGATCTGGTTGGTCCCCTCCACGATCTGGAGGACCTTGGCCTCGCGCATGTACCGCTCGGCGGGGAAGTCCGTGGTGTAGCCGTATCCGCCGAGGAGTTGCACCGCGTCGGTGGTGACGGACATGGCGGCGTCGGTGCAGAACAGTTTGGCCATCGCCGCCTGCCGCGAGAACGGCTGCCCCGCGTCCCGCCGCCGGGCCGCCGCGAGGTAGAGGGCCCGCCCGGCCTCGATCCGGGTCGCCATGTCGGCGAGCATGAAGCGCAGCCCCTGGAAGTCCGCGAGGGGGCGGCCGAACTGCTCGCGTTCGGCGGTGTAGGCCAGCGCTTCGTCCAGTGCCGCCTGTGCGACGCCGACGGCGCAGGCCGCGATCCCCAGCCGGCCCGAGTCGAGGGAGGAGAGAGCGACCGCGAAGCCCTGGCCCTCGTCTCCGAGTCGGCGGGTGTCGGGAACCCGCACCTCGTCGAGGTGGAGCTGCGCCGTGGGAGAGCCGTTCAGCCCCATCTTGTGCTCGGGTGCCGCCGCGCTCAGCCCTTGGGCGTCGGCGGGGACGAGGAAGGCGGTGATACCGCCCGGCCCCTCGCCGCCGGTCCGGGCGAGCACGGTGTAGAAGTCGGCGACGCCGCCGTGGGTGATCCACGCCTTGGTGCCGTTCAGCACCCAGTCGTCCCCGTCGCGGACGGCCCGGGTGCGCAGTGCGGCGGCGTCCGAGCCGGAGGACGGTTCGGAGAGGCAGTAGGCGCCCAGCAGGCCGCCGCCGAGCATGTCGGGCAGCCACTCGGTGCGCTGCTCCTTGCTGCCGAAGTGCGCCAGGCCGTGGCAGGAGAGCGAGTGCACGCTGGTGCCGAGTCCCACGGTGAGACGCGCGGCGGCGAGCTCCTCGAGGACCTGGAGGTAGACCTGGTACGGCTGGCTCCCGCCGCCGTACTCCTCGGGGAAGGGCAGGCCCAGGAGCCCCGCGTCGGAGAGCAGTCGGAAGGTCTCGCGGGGGAAGACGCCCGCGGCCTCCTGCTCCGCGGCGACGGGCTTGATCTCCCGCTGCACCAGGTCGCGGACGAGGCCCAGCAGGTCGCGTGACTCGTCCGTGGGCAGTTCACGTTCCACCGGCTGCGGACCGTCCTTGGGCATGGCGCGCTCTCCTTCGGGTCAGGAATCGCGGCGACCGGCACCGGGGTGTGGCGGGTCGCCGAGGGACACCGGCCCGCTGGCGGACCGGGGGTGCCGCTGCCCCTGCCGTGATACTGCACCGTCGGGTCGCGAGGGTGGCTGACCAGCGGCTGCGGCGAGTTGGAGTATGCCCGATCGAGCGCCGGACGTCACCGGCGTAGGGGTGTGAACCGCTCGGTGATCGCTCAGGAGTGCCGGGTGCACGACCGGACGACGGGATTGGTCCGAACCATTGACGGACTGGTCTAGTCCATCTACATTCCCCGAACGTACGACCGGCGCCACCCCCCACACCCTCCGCACCCCACACGCGAGGTGACCATGCTCGGATCGGACAGCCAGCACTCCCCACGCATCGAACGCTCCCGCCTCCCCCGCCGCCGCGGACTCATCGCCCTCCTGGGCGCTCTGTGCGCGGCCGTACTGACCACGACGCTGCTCTCGGCCACGGCCTCCGCCGGTCCCCGTCCGGCAGCGGACGAGAACCGCCAGGGCTCCGTCGCCGCACCGTCGGCAGCCGGTGGAAAGACGGTCGGATACTTCACCAACTGGGGCGTCTACCAGCGCAATTACCACGTCAAGAACATCGAGACCTCCGGCTCGGCGGACAAGCTCACACACATCAACTACGCCTTCGGCAACGTCCAGGGCGGCAAGTGCACCGTCGGCGACAGCTACGCCGACTACGAGAAGTCCTACACCGCCGCCCAGAGCGTCGACGGCAAGGCCGACACCTGGGACCAGCCGCTGCGCGGCAACTTCAACCAACTGCTGAAGCTCAAGAAGAAGCACCCGGACCTGAAGGTGCTGTGGTCGTTCGGCGGCTGGACCTGGTCCGGCGGGTTCGGCCAGGCGGCCCGGAACCCGGCGGCCTTCGCCGAGTCCTGCTACAACCTGCTCAACGACTCCCGCTGGAAGGGGCTCTTCGACGGCATCGACATCGACTGGGAGTACCCCAACGCCTGCGGGCTGAGCTGCGACACCAGCGGCCGGAACGCCTTCGCGAACCTGATGCAGGCGCTGCGCGCCAAGTTCGGCGACAAGCTGGTGACCGCGGCGATCACCGCTGACGCGTCCCCCGGCGGCAAGCTGGAGGCAACGGACTACAAGACGGCCGCCCAATACGTCGACTGGTACATGCCGATGACCTACGACTACTTCGGCGCCTGGGACGCGAAGGGCCCCACGGCACCGCACTCGCCGCTGAGTGCCTACTCGGGCATCCCCAAGGAGGGCTTCAACACCCAGGCGACCATCGCCAAGCTCAAGGGCATGGGCATACCCGGCAGCAAGCTGCTGTACGGCCTCGGCTTCTACGGCCGCGGCTGGACCGGGGTGACGCAGTCGGAGCCCGGCGGCACCGCGACGGGCCCGGCCCCCGGCACCTACGAGCAGGGCATCGAGGACTACAAGGTCCTCAAGAGCAAGTGCCCGACCACCGGCACGGTCGGCGGTACCGCCTACGCCCACTGCGGCAACCAGTGGTGGAGCTACGACACTCCGCAGACGATCGGTGCCAAGGGCGACTGGGCCGCGCAGCAGGGTCTCGCCGGCTCCTTTTTCTGGGAGCTGAGCGGCGACACCGCGAACGGAGAGCTGATCAAGGCCATCCGGTAGCGCCCACGACGCTCGGCAGAGCGCCAGGGGCCCCGCGGCGCACCACCGCGGGGCCCCTGGCCGCGAAAGAGCTGATCAGCGGCGGTCACCGAGCGCTCGCGCACAGGCCGGGGAGGGCTCTTCCGGCATGCCGGGTCAGCTCCGTCCGCCCGTCCGGCAGGGCCGGCCCCGGGACTCCCTAACGCCGCACCCGTCCGCCCGCGCGTGCCCGCTCGAGCGCGCCGACGCCGACCGCGGCGAGGGCGACCTGGATGATCAGCTCGATCCAGTCGAATCCCCGGGTGTCGGCCACCCCCAGGCCGCTGGCGATTCCGGTGCCGACGAACGCCGCGGCGATGCCCACCACCACCGTCCACAGCAGGCCGACCCGCTGCCGGCCCGGCAGCACCAGCCGACCGAGCGCGCCGATGACGACGCCGACGACGAGCGCACTGATGATTCCGGAAATGTCCATGACCGCCTCCCGGGCCCGGGGACACTGCTACCGGAACGAGTGTCCCGGAACCACGCGGATCATGCGGAGCCCCGCACGGCAGCGGCCGCCGGCTGCGCGTGCAGCGGCTCCCGGCGGTCGGCACCCGGCGGGAGCGTGCTCTCGAACCGCGCGATGATCTCCAGCGTGCCCTGCAGCGTGCGGGTGAGCAGGTCGCACAGCACCTCGGGGGAGAACTCCTCCCCGCGCGCGAGCCAGTCCAGAGTGACGCCCTCCACCGAGGAGAGCCAGCCCACCAGGGCGGCCCGGGCGAGCGGCGGGACGCGGGTGCAGCCCCAGGAGCCCTCGGCGATCACGCCCAGCAACTGCTCGCGCACCCGGTCGCGGATCGCCAGTACCTGCGCGTCGTGGCCCACTCCCCCGGTGACGACCGTGCGGTACGCGGCCTGGTTCTGCTGTGCGTAGCGGAGATAGCCGTCGATGGTGCGCCGGACACGTTCGGCGCGGGGAAGCTCACGGCAGCTCGTCGCGCGGAGCACCAGTTCGGCGACGGCATCCTCGATGACGGCGAGGTAGTAGCCGCGTTTGCTGGTGAAGTAGTAGTAGATCAGCCCCTTGGCCACGCCCGCGCTGCGCGCGATGTCGTCCATGGACAGGGCGTCGTAGGACGTGTCGGCGAAGAGGGTGCGCCCCGTCGCCAGCAGTTCGGCGCGACGCGCCTGGGACCGCTCGGTACCACGGGGCCCGGGGAGCGGGCGCGCCTCGTGCGCCCGGCCGTCAGCCACCGCGCGCCCTTCTGTTCTCCAAGTGGGTCGGCATGGCGGGAGTATGACACTCCCTCATCTGTTCTCGCCGCCGGAATGCGCCGACCGGTGGCACCCTCCGGCTCCGCCTGCCGCCACTCGCGCGCGGACGGCGGTGGGCGCGGTCCGGCGGGCCTTGTCAGAGGTGGCTGGGAGACTCCCGGCATGGACGACGGGACGGGGGGCGCGGAGGACGGGCACCGCACGCGGGGGACACCGGACGGCAGGTGGGCGCTGGCACCGGCGGGCGGCACCCGGGTGCGGGTGTGCCCGCTGGACGCGCGCGGCCGGGCTGCGGGGCCCGTGCACACGGAGGAGTCGGCGGCGGCTGCCGTACGCGCCCGCCCGGAGGTGGCCCGATGGGTGTGGCGGGCCACCCCGCAGGTGCAGTCGGAGCTGCTGGCCGCCGGGGTCCGGGTGACGCGCTGCTATGACGTGGAGACGGCCGAGGCGCTGCTGCTCGCGCACGAGGGTTTTGCGGGCGATCCCCGCTCGCTGCCCGCCGCCTGGGCCCGGCTGCACGGGCGTCCGGTGCCCCCGGACCGGCCGCCGGAGCACCCGGAGTCCGACGTCCC
It encodes the following:
- a CDS encoding acyl-CoA dehydrogenase, which codes for MPKDGPQPVERELPTDESRDLLGLVRDLVQREIKPVAAEQEAAGVFPRETFRLLSDAGLLGLPFPEEYGGGSQPYQVYLQVLEELAAARLTVGLGTSVHSLSCHGLAHFGSKEQRTEWLPDMLGGGLLGAYCLSEPSSGSDAAALRTRAVRDGDDWVLNGTKAWITHGGVADFYTVLARTGGEGPGGITAFLVPADAQGLSAAAPEHKMGLNGSPTAQLHLDEVRVPDTRRLGDEGQGFAVALSSLDSGRLGIAACAVGVAQAALDEALAYTAEREQFGRPLADFQGLRFMLADMATRIEAGRALYLAAARRRDAGQPFSRQAAMAKLFCTDAAMSVTTDAVQLLGGYGYTTDFPAERYMREAKVLQIVEGTNQIQRMVIARHVAGPERKSRAD
- a CDS encoding glycoside hydrolase family 18 protein; its protein translation is MLGSDSQHSPRIERSRLPRRRGLIALLGALCAAVLTTTLLSATASAGPRPAADENRQGSVAAPSAAGGKTVGYFTNWGVYQRNYHVKNIETSGSADKLTHINYAFGNVQGGKCTVGDSYADYEKSYTAAQSVDGKADTWDQPLRGNFNQLLKLKKKHPDLKVLWSFGGWTWSGGFGQAARNPAAFAESCYNLLNDSRWKGLFDGIDIDWEYPNACGLSCDTSGRNAFANLMQALRAKFGDKLVTAAITADASPGGKLEATDYKTAAQYVDWYMPMTYDYFGAWDAKGPTAPHSPLSAYSGIPKEGFNTQATIAKLKGMGIPGSKLLYGLGFYGRGWTGVTQSEPGGTATGPAPGTYEQGIEDYKVLKSKCPTTGTVGGTAYAHCGNQWWSYDTPQTIGAKGDWAAQQGLAGSFFWELSGDTANGELIKAIR
- a CDS encoding GlsB/YeaQ/YmgE family stress response membrane protein, with product MDISGIISALVVGVVIGALGRLVLPGRQRVGLLWTVVVGIAAAFVGTGIASGLGVADTRGFDWIELIIQVALAAVGVGALERARAGGRVRR
- a CDS encoding TetR/AcrR family transcriptional regulator, whose amino-acid sequence is MADGRAHEARPLPGPRGTERSQARRAELLATGRTLFADTSYDALSMDDIARSAGVAKGLIYYYFTSKRGYYLAVIEDAVAELVLRATSCRELPRAERVRRTIDGYLRYAQQNQAAYRTVVTGGVGHDAQVLAIRDRVREQLLGVIAEGSWGCTRVPPLARAALVGWLSSVEGVTLDWLARGEEFSPEVLCDLLTRTLQGTLEIIARFESTLPPGADRREPLHAQPAAAAVRGSA